In one window of Henckelia pumila isolate YLH828 chromosome 1, ASM3356847v2, whole genome shotgun sequence DNA:
- the LOC140876301 gene encoding uncharacterized protein isoform X1, whose protein sequence is MEDSGEGKPAEPRGTTEEVEEEMGSPPEDEMKTLSENDFCSVDEGGSGSSEIKKQHYCKECDKSFSCGKALGGHMSSAHAQANKGIHGKRRDFKNQHYKSSSTLPLVACRVCGKRFKSNKSLYGHMKNHPDRNWRGVSPPPEIESPQQDPAHALAWPVTAKRGRASSKLPDIEEGVRLAAQQLLQMLKSTNSMHKGLKICERGGGQDHEARISGSEMNVLDGKGKSKIIKPEDYKDSSSSEDDAGINSNLMFDVAVRYPTSEENYGNAGSSMMYEEYSTGSNKKFANGSPEEQSKDQKQPDDGAKVVIISKNNSKMASSKAGGGSSSDSSTRSKYVCSVCGQRFDNPKALGGHRESHNRFKICIHNTINGKPTYVTSNGDVAAKKSEQLEQDGAAGGAEEEEEPAEMKVESKILDFDLNQSPRCDDADE, encoded by the exons ATGGAAGATTCAGGTGAAGGTAAGCCAGCTGAGCCACGAGGGACGACGGAGGAGGTGGAAGAGGAGATGGGTTCTCCTCCGGAGGATGAGATGAAGACTCTTTCGGAGAATGATTTCTGCTCTG TGGATGAAGGGGGGAGTGGATCATCGGAAATAAAGAAGCAGCATTACTGTAAAGAGTGCGACAAAAGTTTTAGCTGCGGGAAAGCTTTGGGAGGTCACATGAGCAGCGCGCATGCTCAGGCCAACAAAGGTATCCATGGGAAGAGGAGAGATTTCAAGAACCAGCATTATAAGTCCTCCTCGACTTTGCCTCTCGTTGCCTGCCGGGTGTGCGGAAAAAGGTTTAAATCCAACAAATCGTTGTACGGGCATATGAAGAACCATCCCGACAGGAACTGGAGAGGGGTGAGTCCGCCGCCGGAGATCGAGTCTCCGCAGCAAGATCCAGCCCATGCTTTGGCTTGGCCCGTCACCGCTAAGCGTGGACGTGCATCTTCCAAGCTACCCGATATCGAGGAAGGAGTTCGCCTGGCGGCGCAACAGCTTTTGCAAATGCTCAAGAGCACCAATTCTATGCACAAGGGCTTGAAGATTTGTGAAAGAGGAGGGGGTCAAGATCATGAGGCCAGAATTAGTGGGAGTGAGATGAATGTTCTTGACGGAAAAGGGAAATCCAAGATAATTAAACCTGAAGATTATAAGGATTCATCTTCATCCGAGGATGATGCCGGAATTAACTCCAATCTCATGTTCGATGTTGCTGTCAGATATCCGACGAGTGAAGAAAATTATGGCAATGCCGGAAGTTCCATGATGTATGAGGAGTACTCGACTGGGAGCAATAAAAAGTTTGCGAATGGCTCGCCTGAAGAGCAAAGCAAGGATCAGAAGCAGCCGGATGATGGAGCAAAGGTGGTGATCATAAGcaaaaacaattctaaaatGGCCTCATCAAAAGCAGGCGGCGGCAGCAGCAGCGACTCGTCGACTCGTTCCAAGTACGTTTGCAGTGTTTGTGGCCAAAGATTTGACAATCCTAAAGCATTGGGAGGCCACAGGGAGAGCCACAACAGGTTCAAGATTTGCATTCACAACACAATTAATGGTAAGCCAACATATGTGACTTCGAATGGGGATGTTGCAGCCAAGAAGTCGGAGCAATTAGAACAGGACGGAGCCGCTGGTGGCGctgaggaggaggaggagccGGCGGAGATGAAGGTTGAATCTAAAATACTTGATTTTGATCTGAATCAGTCCCCTAGATGTGATGATGCTGATGAGTAG
- the LOC140876301 gene encoding uncharacterized protein isoform X2, whose amino-acid sequence MEDSGEGKPAEPRGTTEEVEEEMGSPPEDEMKTLSENDFCSGGSGSSEIKKQHYCKECDKSFSCGKALGGHMSSAHAQANKGIHGKRRDFKNQHYKSSSTLPLVACRVCGKRFKSNKSLYGHMKNHPDRNWRGVSPPPEIESPQQDPAHALAWPVTAKRGRASSKLPDIEEGVRLAAQQLLQMLKSTNSMHKGLKICERGGGQDHEARISGSEMNVLDGKGKSKIIKPEDYKDSSSSEDDAGINSNLMFDVAVRYPTSEENYGNAGSSMMYEEYSTGSNKKFANGSPEEQSKDQKQPDDGAKVVIISKNNSKMASSKAGGGSSSDSSTRSKYVCSVCGQRFDNPKALGGHRESHNRFKICIHNTINGKPTYVTSNGDVAAKKSEQLEQDGAAGGAEEEEEPAEMKVESKILDFDLNQSPRCDDADE is encoded by the exons ATGGAAGATTCAGGTGAAGGTAAGCCAGCTGAGCCACGAGGGACGACGGAGGAGGTGGAAGAGGAGATGGGTTCTCCTCCGGAGGATGAGATGAAGACTCTTTCGGAGAATGATTTCTGCTCTG GGGGGAGTGGATCATCGGAAATAAAGAAGCAGCATTACTGTAAAGAGTGCGACAAAAGTTTTAGCTGCGGGAAAGCTTTGGGAGGTCACATGAGCAGCGCGCATGCTCAGGCCAACAAAGGTATCCATGGGAAGAGGAGAGATTTCAAGAACCAGCATTATAAGTCCTCCTCGACTTTGCCTCTCGTTGCCTGCCGGGTGTGCGGAAAAAGGTTTAAATCCAACAAATCGTTGTACGGGCATATGAAGAACCATCCCGACAGGAACTGGAGAGGGGTGAGTCCGCCGCCGGAGATCGAGTCTCCGCAGCAAGATCCAGCCCATGCTTTGGCTTGGCCCGTCACCGCTAAGCGTGGACGTGCATCTTCCAAGCTACCCGATATCGAGGAAGGAGTTCGCCTGGCGGCGCAACAGCTTTTGCAAATGCTCAAGAGCACCAATTCTATGCACAAGGGCTTGAAGATTTGTGAAAGAGGAGGGGGTCAAGATCATGAGGCCAGAATTAGTGGGAGTGAGATGAATGTTCTTGACGGAAAAGGGAAATCCAAGATAATTAAACCTGAAGATTATAAGGATTCATCTTCATCCGAGGATGATGCCGGAATTAACTCCAATCTCATGTTCGATGTTGCTGTCAGATATCCGACGAGTGAAGAAAATTATGGCAATGCCGGAAGTTCCATGATGTATGAGGAGTACTCGACTGGGAGCAATAAAAAGTTTGCGAATGGCTCGCCTGAAGAGCAAAGCAAGGATCAGAAGCAGCCGGATGATGGAGCAAAGGTGGTGATCATAAGcaaaaacaattctaaaatGGCCTCATCAAAAGCAGGCGGCGGCAGCAGCAGCGACTCGTCGACTCGTTCCAAGTACGTTTGCAGTGTTTGTGGCCAAAGATTTGACAATCCTAAAGCATTGGGAGGCCACAGGGAGAGCCACAACAGGTTCAAGATTTGCATTCACAACACAATTAATGGTAAGCCAACATATGTGACTTCGAATGGGGATGTTGCAGCCAAGAAGTCGGAGCAATTAGAACAGGACGGAGCCGCTGGTGGCGctgaggaggaggaggagccGGCGGAGATGAAGGTTGAATCTAAAATACTTGATTTTGATCTGAATCAGTCCCCTAGATGTGATGATGCTGATGAGTAG